From Paenibacillus sp. GP183, the proteins below share one genomic window:
- a CDS encoding recombinase family protein: MTRKMKLLDLDTSPETLQPVQVAIYARVSTAEQAELGYSVEAQLQTLRTFCKSEHKVVYREFVDAGFSGKNVDKRPALQQLLREIETGNIQEVQVWRLDRLSRNLLDVLTMVKKFDQYSVKFRSYSEPNFNTQTSDGYLTISMFGALAEYQRKTIVENVKMGMKQRARQGKWNGGTVLGYDVVEVPTLRGKESVLKINPIEAELVRKIFGMYASGQGLRSIANQLNHEGYKTKPGKDFSAVSIKTIINNPVYVGKIRYNVRENWSEKRRSGTNPHPIIADGDHEPIISQDLWEAVQALFSKKSFSPPRVFDGTYLLTGLMRCPQCGATLVAHRTRDKLKDGSTIVRRYYVCSNFRNKGRRVCGSNSVKAETAENFVVDRISEVVQRPKVLEEIVTKINKNRIKSLAPLQKEVEAIDKELKTIEAQRNKYFKLYESDAVDNEFLLGRLNELKAKHDVLSRRKSEVQQQLEENVSEPIPLQQVRRVLGKFHELLESSPAETQKTLLQTIVKQIFVQKGQKFEGIELEFDEHVKKCFLGLAPSTKTVEGAFAFHKQKLPSKYSMCHLSRSQNAEA, encoded by the coding sequence ATGACCCGTAAAATGAAGCTACTTGACCTAGATACATCCCCTGAGACATTGCAGCCTGTCCAAGTCGCCATTTACGCGCGAGTCAGTACCGCTGAACAAGCCGAACTGGGATACAGTGTCGAAGCTCAGTTGCAAACCCTTCGAACGTTCTGCAAATCGGAGCATAAGGTCGTGTACCGCGAGTTTGTCGACGCAGGCTTCTCTGGGAAGAACGTTGACAAACGCCCCGCCCTCCAGCAACTGCTGCGGGAGATCGAGACGGGTAACATTCAGGAGGTACAGGTCTGGAGGCTCGATAGACTTTCAAGGAACCTGCTCGATGTGCTCACGATGGTCAAGAAATTCGACCAGTACAGCGTGAAGTTCAGGAGCTACAGTGAGCCGAACTTCAACACACAGACGTCCGACGGCTACCTAACCATTAGCATGTTCGGGGCGCTGGCCGAGTACCAACGCAAAACGATAGTCGAGAACGTGAAGATGGGGATGAAGCAACGGGCGCGACAAGGGAAGTGGAACGGCGGAACCGTCCTCGGGTACGACGTGGTAGAAGTTCCGACCCTGCGAGGCAAAGAGTCAGTGCTGAAGATAAACCCCATTGAGGCGGAACTGGTTCGAAAGATTTTCGGGATGTACGCCAGCGGGCAAGGTCTTCGGAGCATCGCCAACCAGCTTAACCACGAGGGATACAAGACCAAGCCCGGCAAAGATTTTAGCGCTGTCTCCATCAAAACGATCATCAACAACCCCGTCTACGTTGGGAAGATTCGCTACAACGTGCGCGAAAACTGGAGCGAAAAGCGGAGAAGCGGTACGAACCCTCACCCAATCATTGCAGACGGAGACCACGAACCGATCATTTCCCAAGACCTGTGGGAAGCGGTGCAGGCGCTGTTCTCCAAGAAGTCGTTTTCGCCGCCGAGAGTGTTCGACGGGACGTACCTTTTGACAGGACTGATGAGATGCCCCCAGTGCGGCGCAACGCTCGTCGCCCACAGGACTAGGGACAAGTTAAAAGACGGAAGCACGATCGTCAGGCGGTACTACGTTTGCAGCAATTTCCGTAACAAGGGCCGACGAGTTTGCGGTTCAAACTCAGTCAAGGCGGAGACCGCCGAAAACTTCGTTGTCGACAGGATTTCAGAAGTCGTCCAAAGGCCGAAAGTGCTGGAAGAGATCGTTACCAAGATTAACAAAAACAGAATCAAGAGCTTAGCGCCACTCCAAAAAGAGGTCGAAGCCATCGACAAGGAACTCAAAACGATTGAAGCCCAACGAAACAAGTACTTCAAACTGTACGAGAGCGACGCGGTCGATAACGAGTTTCTTCTTGGCAGGCTGAATGAGTTGAAGGCAAAGCATGACGTGCTCTCGCGGCGCAAGTCCGAAGTGCAGCAGCAGCTGGAAGAGAACGTCTCGGAACCCATCCCGCTCCAGCAAGTCCGCCGCGTGCTAGGCAAGTTTCACGAACTGCTCGAATCTTCGCCAGCGGAAACACAAAAGACCCTGCTGCAAACGATCGTCAAACAGATTTTCGTACAGAAGGGTCAAAAGTTCGAGGGCATCGAACTGGAGTTTGACGAGCATGTGAAAAAGTGTTTTTTAGGCTTAGCCCCTTCTACCAAAACGGTAGAGGGGGCTTTTGCTTTTCACAAGCAAAAGCTCCCCTCCAAGTACTCCATGTGTCATTTGAGCCGTTCTCAGAACGCTGAAGCCTAA
- a CDS encoding DNA primase family protein, which translates to MLEANESNAEIVSQAVEKYKDGNYGAPFEQPVLEVLLAAKSESIADFERLRGLLTDAKVSPRSLENALKQQQEKQKAGNSEPVGEAIFSKERIEELEAQGFVVDPCKGLREVHGVRFAKHLLSDCSIVVAPPRRFFFFKDGVWQPFQDDDLQRFLFDTIEEIQENVCNPNWESSIVWGLSRAAEKVEEFDMNKQCINLSNGIFNTENFLLEEHRKELYSSIQNPIVYDPEAECPLFEKFLKEVFLNDGETIHVVQEMLGYCCSAVTRAHKMFILVGSGSNGKSTLIEVAEHLCGKANVSHVPMNDLSQSFARAELVGKLLNVSSENEFSEKGLNTEYIKLLAAGDTIRVENKHEKGFSYKPTCKLMFGLNALPPARDKSHGFYRRVKIIPFKRTFRGDADTSLSEKLLAELPGIFNFAMEGLKRLREQSFTFSNAAAVDKAVAEYKEEQNPVILFVNQHITTGSPDQRLGKNELFEQFELWAKRNGETDFCSKAKGQNRKLFWTAFKTALLDAGLPVPEEKQSNGWRYFPGLEFHAVGVSSLVDLFDDELNDDFLDESYDNESIQSDINFLLNGLPKGLSPRAWNEQLEEDNSAEFEYKVQCFENFNLIAVHKGNF; encoded by the coding sequence ATGTTAGAAGCAAATGAAAGCAACGCAGAGATCGTCAGCCAGGCGGTCGAGAAGTACAAAGATGGTAACTACGGCGCACCTTTTGAGCAGCCTGTGCTGGAAGTGCTGTTGGCTGCAAAGTCGGAGAGCATCGCCGATTTCGAAAGGCTTCGAGGCCTGCTGACAGATGCCAAGGTTTCTCCAAGGAGCCTAGAAAATGCACTGAAACAGCAGCAGGAAAAACAAAAGGCGGGGAACAGCGAACCCGTAGGCGAAGCGATTTTCTCAAAAGAGAGAATCGAAGAGCTAGAAGCACAAGGGTTCGTAGTCGACCCTTGCAAGGGACTTAGAGAGGTTCACGGCGTACGCTTCGCCAAGCACCTTTTGAGCGACTGCTCCATTGTCGTAGCGCCACCTCGACGCTTTTTCTTCTTCAAAGACGGCGTGTGGCAGCCGTTTCAGGATGACGACCTGCAACGCTTTCTCTTCGACACAATTGAAGAAATCCAAGAAAACGTTTGTAACCCGAACTGGGAAAGCAGCATCGTTTGGGGACTCTCGCGTGCCGCTGAAAAAGTCGAGGAATTCGACATGAACAAGCAATGCATCAACTTGTCCAATGGCATTTTCAACACCGAGAACTTTCTGCTGGAAGAGCATCGGAAGGAACTCTACTCCAGCATTCAAAACCCGATTGTCTACGACCCCGAGGCTGAATGCCCGTTGTTCGAAAAGTTCCTGAAAGAAGTCTTCCTCAACGATGGCGAAACCATTCACGTTGTTCAAGAAATGCTGGGCTACTGCTGTTCGGCTGTGACACGCGCACATAAGATGTTCATCCTTGTAGGTAGCGGCTCCAACGGCAAGTCTACGTTGATCGAAGTCGCAGAGCACTTGTGCGGCAAAGCCAACGTGTCACACGTTCCGATGAACGATTTGTCCCAGTCCTTTGCCCGCGCTGAACTTGTCGGAAAACTTTTGAATGTTTCGTCGGAAAACGAATTCAGTGAAAAAGGGCTCAATACCGAATACATCAAACTTCTGGCTGCTGGTGACACGATTCGGGTAGAAAACAAGCATGAAAAAGGTTTCAGCTACAAGCCTACCTGCAAGCTGATGTTCGGCCTCAATGCTTTGCCGCCTGCTCGCGACAAGTCGCACGGTTTCTACAGAAGGGTTAAGATCATTCCTTTCAAGCGTACTTTTCGCGGAGATGCGGACACGTCGCTGTCAGAGAAACTTCTTGCCGAACTGCCCGGAATTTTCAACTTCGCGATGGAAGGCTTGAAGCGGCTTCGCGAGCAAAGCTTCACGTTCTCCAATGCAGCGGCGGTGGACAAAGCGGTAGCCGAGTACAAGGAAGAGCAAAACCCTGTCATACTTTTTGTTAACCAACACATAACGACTGGTTCTCCTGACCAACGGCTTGGAAAGAACGAACTGTTCGAACAGTTTGAACTCTGGGCCAAAAGGAACGGAGAAACGGATTTCTGTTCCAAAGCCAAAGGTCAGAACCGCAAATTGTTTTGGACAGCGTTCAAGACGGCACTGCTCGATGCTGGACTTCCTGTGCCAGAAGAAAAGCAAAGCAACGGCTGGCGCTACTTCCCCGGACTGGAATTTCACGCCGTAGGAGTAAGCAGCCTGGTCGATCTCTTCGATGACGAACTCAACGATGATTTCTTAGACGAATCCTACGATAACGAATCGATTCAGTCGGACATCAACTTTCTTCTGAACGGTTTGCCGAAGGGACTCTCCCCTAGAGCGTGGAACGAGCAACTCGAAGAAGACAACTCTGCCGAGTTCGAGTACAAAGTGCAGTGTTTTGAAAACTTCAACCTCATCGCCGTCCACAAAGGCAACTTTTGA
- a CDS encoding EcsC family protein, with amino-acid sequence MNLDQQTTEKLLNWAYKKAVYGFPKTKSAKELADEYLRRSGTLEEKVNSLILWQTTKSAASGFLTGLGGLPTLPFSVPASILSSLCIQLRLVASIACMGGYDVNCDEVKVLSFACLCGNGAKDILTKAGLKLGAKLTQRMLSQLSREALKQVNAAVGVKLLAKVGQSAAVNMTKAVPLFGSFASAAFDAVSTQVIGKAAKAIFLH; translated from the coding sequence ATGAACCTCGACCAACAAACAACCGAAAAGCTGCTAAACTGGGCCTACAAGAAGGCCGTTTACGGTTTCCCAAAAACAAAGTCCGCTAAAGAGCTTGCCGACGAGTACCTGCGTAGATCAGGAACGCTTGAAGAAAAGGTCAATTCCCTGATTCTATGGCAAACTACGAAAAGCGCCGCTTCCGGCTTTCTGACTGGCTTGGGCGGCCTCCCCACCCTGCCTTTCAGTGTTCCAGCCAGCATCCTAAGCTCGCTCTGCATCCAGCTCCGCCTAGTCGCTTCGATCGCCTGCATGGGCGGGTACGACGTCAACTGCGACGAGGTCAAGGTGCTGTCGTTCGCCTGCTTGTGCGGAAACGGAGCAAAGGACATTCTAACAAAGGCTGGGCTGAAGCTTGGTGCAAAACTTACCCAACGAATGCTTTCCCAATTGTCCCGCGAGGCACTCAAACAGGTTAACGCTGCCGTTGGAGTCAAACTGCTTGCCAAGGTTGGACAATCTGCTGCAGTAAACATGACTAAGGCCGTCCCGCTTTTCGGAAGCTTCGCCAGCGCTGCATTTGATGCTGTAAGTACCCAAGTAATCGGGAAGGCAGCAAAGGCTATTTTCCTACATTGA
- a CDS encoding MarR family transcriptional regulator — MPSIEKLSFTTVSVLHTLSLKSPMRLTELTVNEQVTQSAITQLVTRLEQDGLVERRPDPNDGRVVQVHITALGANVIDSRRLDRMTKLSKFIEGLTLEEKRAIASAIPALRRLVELGTDS, encoded by the coding sequence TTGCCGTCAATTGAAAAACTAAGCTTCACTACAGTTTCCGTCCTGCACACGTTGTCCCTCAAGAGTCCCATGCGGCTTACTGAGTTGACAGTTAATGAGCAAGTTACGCAGTCGGCAATCACACAGTTGGTGACCCGACTTGAACAAGACGGGCTCGTCGAGCGCCGACCAGATCCAAATGATGGCCGAGTCGTTCAAGTGCATATTACCGCACTGGGGGCAAATGTTATTGATTCGCGTCGTTTGGATCGTATGACGAAGCTGTCGAAATTCATTGAAGGGCTCACTCTGGAGGAAAAACGGGCAATTGCATCCGCAATTCCCGCATTGAGGCGTCTGGTCGAACTGGGAACCGATTCGTAG